In a single window of the Nicotiana tomentosiformis chromosome 8, ASM39032v3, whole genome shotgun sequence genome:
- the LOC104084548 gene encoding uncharacterized protein, protein MVRAYKVKGEKRKKKGENYDKEEIEEALEEESAKRARTEHTEADTEAAERVVDLLAGIPVVSTDRSTKPGIIFIIERASLEIAKIGKTYQLLNSDEHSNFLKKNNRNPSDYRPDIAHQAMLSILDSRVNKAGRLKALYVKTEKGVLFEVKPHVRIPRTFKRFAGVMLQLLQKLSITAVGKREKLLRVIKNPVSKYLPIDCRKIGFSHSSEKLVDIQEYVNGINKDMNLVFVVGAMAHGKIDKDYVEDYLSISDYPLSAAYCISMITNAVERKWKIL, encoded by the exons ATGGTGCGAGCGTACAAAGTTAAAGGggaaaagaggaaaaagaaaggAGAGAATTATGATAAGGAAGAAATAGAGGAAGCTTTGGAAGAGGAGTCAGCAAAAAGAGCGAGAACAGAACACACCGAAGCAGACACTGAGGCAGCTGAACGAGTTGTAGATTTACTGGCTGGTATTCCGGTTGTTTCAACTGATCGAAGCACCAAACCTGGTATTATTTTCATCATCGAAAGAGCTTCCCTGGAAATTGCTAAAATTGGAAAG ACTTACCAACTTCTGAACTCAGATGAGCATTCCAACTTTCTGAAGAAGAACAATCGAAACCCTTCTGATTAtcgacctgatattgctcatcaG GCAATGCTTTCAATTTTAGATAGCCGAGTGAATAAAGCTGGGAGATTAAAAGCTTTGTATGTGAAGACCGAGAAAGGTGTCCTATTTGAAGTAAAACCTCATGTTCGTATCCCTAGGACGTTTAAACGATTTGCTGGCGTTATGT TGCAGCTGCTACAAAAGCTGAGCATAACTGCTGTTGGTAAGCGAGAGAAACTGTTACGTGTTATAAAAAACCCTGTTTCAAAGTACCTACCCATTGACTGTCGGAAGATAG GCTTCTCTCATAGTTCTGAGAAGCTGGTGGATATTCAGGAATATGTTAATGGCATCAACAAGGACATGAACCTTGTTTTTGTG GTTGGGGCAATGGCCCACGGGAAAATTGATAAAGATTATGTCGAAGATTATCTATCGA TTTCTGATTATCCATTGAGTGCTGCATACTGCATATCCATGATCACAAATGCTGTGGAGCGCAAATGGAAGATTTTGTAG
- the LOC104084545 gene encoding MLO-like protein 9: MAGGADPGARELDQTPTWAVALVCAVIVLISILLEKVLHAVGETFERRRKSALVEALEKIKGELMVLGFISLLLTFGQNYISKICIPVRVANTMLPCPAQHGHGHGHGHGHTDTGEHHRRLLWDHFRILAADSPARACKPGHVPLISLNGLHQLHIFIFFLAVFHVIYSAITMLLGRLKIREWKEWEKEVEHDYEASNDSSRFRLTKETSFVRDNTSFGTTPILFYSVCFFRQFFRSVRKADYLTMRHGFISVHLAPGSKFNFQKYIKRSLEDDFKIVVGINSLLWFSAVVYLLMNVHGWQAMFWLSILPLVIILAVGTKLQAIIAQMALEIQERHAVVQGIPLVQVSDRHFWFGKPKLILHLVHLTLFQNAFEITYFLWISYEFGLHSCFHDNFYLALLRVAIGLGVQIMCSYITLPLYALVTQMGSTMKRSIFDDQTSKALMNWHKNAKKKKPTKPGPVETRKLGSPGDSPETSPSTKGGHQSRIEMSNVEPSSSSQTANIVASVDIPEEMPHNDGRSRSTNPDLLTGP; encoded by the exons aTGGCAGGAGGAGCCGATCCTGGTGCAAGGGAGTTGGATCAAACACCCACATGGGCTGTGGCTTTGGTCTGTGCAGTTATTGTTCTTATTTCCATTTTATTGGAAAAGGTTCTTCATGCTGTTGGAGAG ACATTTGAGAGAAGACGAAAGAGCGCGTTGGTGGAAGCGCTGGAGAAGATTAAGGGTG AGCTTATGGTTCTGGGTTTTATATCGTTGCTTCTGACGTTCGGACAAAACTACATTTCCAAAATATGCATACCTGTAAGGGTTGCAAACACTATGTTGCCTTGTCCTGCTCAGCACGGACACGGACATGGACATGGACATGGTCATACCGATACAGGAGAACATCATCGAAGGCTTCTATGGGACCATTTTAGGATATTAGCAGCTGATAGTCCTGCCAGAGCCTGTAAGCCT GGTCACGTTCCACTAATATCCCTCAATGGTTTGCATCAGCTACACATCTTCATATTCTTTTTGGCCGTGTTCCACGTTATTTACAGTGCCATTACTATGCTTCTTGGAAGATTAAAG ATTCGAGAGTGGAAAGAATGGGAAAAGGAAGTTGAGCATGATTATGAAGCATCCAATG ATTCCTCAAGATTCAGGCTTACCAAAGAGACATCATTTGTTAGGGATAATACCAGTTTTGGGACTACCCCTATCCTTTTCTACAGT GTGTGCTTTTTTCGGCAATTTTTTAGGTCAGTTCGGAAAGCTGACTACTTGACCATGCGCCATGGTTTCATCTCG GTCCATTTAGCACCAGGAAGTAAGTTtaattttcaaaagtacattaAAAGATCTCTAGAAGATGACTTCAAGATTGTTGTGGGTATCAA TTCATTGCTATGGTTTTCTGCAGTTGTTTATCTTCTGATGAATGTTCATG GATGGCAAGCTATGTTTTGGCTGTCCATATTGCCTCTAGTT ATAATATTAGCAGTTGGGACAAAGCTTCAAGCAATTATAGCTCAGATGGCTCTTGAAATTCAAGAAAGACATGCTGTAGTCCAAGGCATACCTCTTGTCCAAGTTTCAGACAGACATTTTTGGTTTGGCAAACCAAAGCTTATTCTTCATCTTGTCCATCTCACCCTCTTTCAG AATGCTTTCGAGATCACTTATTTCCTTTGGATATCG TATGAATTCGGGCTTCATTCCTGCTTTCATGATAATTTTTATCTCGCCTTATTGCGAGTTGCTATAGG GTTAGGTGTTCAAATTATGTGCAGTTACATTACACTTCCGCTGTATGCACTAGTTACCCAG ATGGGATCAACTATGAAAAGATCTATATTTGATGATCAAACTTCCAAGGCACTGATGAATTGGCATAAGAATGCAAAAAAGAAGAAACCTACAAAGCCTGGACCAGTCGAAACGAGAAAATTAGGGAGTCCAGGGGACTCACCTGAAACTTCCCCGAGCACGAAAGGTGGTCACCAATCAAGAATAGAAATGTCTAATGTAGAGCCATCGTCCTCTAGTCAAACAGCCAACATTGTTGCTAGTGTGGACATTCCAGAAGAAATGCCTCACAACGATGGCAGGTCGCGGTCCACGAATCCTGACCTACTTACAGGTCCTTGA